Below is a genomic region from Rhineura floridana isolate rRhiFlo1 chromosome 5, rRhiFlo1.hap2, whole genome shotgun sequence.
tcatcaaatctcataaacattactttattctttccacaaaaagtcaaagagaggtttcaattctttaagaaatatatctatcaatttttctccaaataaacatgtcgattaatccatctcgttaataataataataatcttattgtcataaccatagtccaaataaacatatcgattaatccatctaatcaaaatctgttaggtccaataatttcaatagccattattccattatccatattaattccatcttccatcttcaatagtcctgttaagtccagtaatttcagtgtccaatcttccattatcagtattccataataatcttgctgtcatagccatagtcatataataagagtctgatgggaatttcctctatcccaaatattttcttgccatcaattctgaataagttgctgaaatattgttgtaaagtcatatctctgttcttttttacaaaatgcactggctcatctcttgagagtttttccattgtcacatggctgcagttaattccatagattttctctatatcaagctccatcacgtcattccagtccagaagattatccaagccattgataactttatctctaatatcttcattaatttcttcagagataacgttaaattccaaacagtagattttatttctaatatccataaactccagatctttttccaactccacatttgttccaatctccagggcttgtatcttccctttattttttcttttctcatctctgatctcattctcctctctcacaggatcccctatttctttaagctcctgcgtcattttgctcagttcaattttcagctccttactgccctgttgcagggtttgtttcgttatctcaatctcatccattattttctgaaacataattacttccagattctcagccactttcttgattgccatttttaaaaccacgaaaacaaaacaaaacaaaaataaagaagaaccacttcttatttcagcaacaattgggttaatattccaggcttgatgacatcacagtataaacagagcagcctgccttatctctctatgttcaagaatacaaaacaaatttagttcccagcatcaaaacagttagtggcatcgtgaagaagcagattcatcaaaataaaatagaccaaaaagagaatagtcccagacaatataatgttcctcggaatagaaatccctcttctgtttatatctttagaatgcacttccaggacagctttttgcaatagaaacagagataagctgttaatttcgtgaataacagagaagagttatagctcacccagaagttctttaaagctgattcatttgacaaatctctttttgctgcaacaatttaaaccaagtaaaaaaaaaaatagaaagaagggtgcttgcctgtttgaagaaaagataaacgtatcgcattaatcagatagagcttgttcggaagtccgtccggcattgctggctggaccttttctcataaattaatgaaatccagtcctcccaacaaaaacaggcttttgaggttgatctctacgtttctccctgcccgggagaaatttcatcagtcaaaaaaaaatgttctgactgatttatatctgaataagcttcttttgaggcgggagcccgtctcaaaagcaggcacaagcgaagtcacccttcccggaagtcctttttcaacaagacttttaagctaCACTAATGTCACTTCATTTGCATAACAGGGCTTCCataccctctcctcccccctacaGACCCCCAAGCACCTCCAAATCTGCTACAGAAGGTAGGGGAATCCTCTAGAAGAGATATTGGCTGTGTATGGAGAGGCTACAGAGAGGAGGACAGGCAGGAGGGGGCTTGTTTCATGAGGAGAAATCCATTGTACCATCAGATAGGCATCACTGGATGTTGCCCATAGTATATGATGGGACTAATTCAATTGACTCCTATTGAATTCTACTTAAACAGTAGAGATATGCAACTGTTCCACAgccatattatttattaatttattaattaaacttatataccgcccgactagcaatagctctctgggcggtgaacatcaaacaGTTATCTAATATGTGGTTGAATTGTCAACATATAGGACTGGGTGgtcagagctctctctctctctctctctctgtgtgtgtgtgtgtgtgagagagagagagagagagagaaagtttcAGATATACATGAACAAATAGGCAATGAGTCTGAAGGTCAATACAAATaagaagagaaaaaaaggaaggagaaaagaaaagaaaaacaaacaaaaaagggggggagagggaaaagcGGGTTTGAGAAACGAGTGATGGACGCATACAATTATATTCTATGAAGGGAGGTTTGggataaaacaagcaagcaatTTACAAAATCCACTGTCTCACATAGTCTGATGGCAGAGAACTTTCATGTTCTGGTAAATGTGTATAATCACTAAACTCAAACGAAGTAGCAAAAAAAGTATCTCATTTACTTTGGCCCCGAGCTATCAATAATTTCTGTGTTAATTTCTGGTCAGAGCAGGTTTGAATGCAAGCCTCCAGAAAATTCTTGGTCCCACATACCAATTCTGCATTGCTGACAATAAAAGCAGAAAGGAGCACTTGGATGACCTAGTTTGCAAACCTCTTCTCCCTCTAATGGTATAAGCTACAATGCCTGCTACTGCACCTACAGTAGGGAAACACGAATTGCTATGTGCATCTAGAACAAGTTTAAGTTAATATTTTAACCAGTTAGTAAAAAGAGCTTTTGCTGCTCTTAGCCTCTCAGCAAAACTATTACTAGCTGATCAAGCTGTGAAGTGCAATCCAGAACCACAAGAGGAAACCAAATTCTAGATTTCTCTCCAGCATACtgttacaatgagttaaaattaaaatgttataatgaaatcaaataatgctaaatgaaacatatgcttgttttccttgcttatgaaaagtatgggagtttttCGCTTATCTGCTTCGCTAGCAATTAAAGATGTTATTCCCAGCTTGTagcaccaaaggtcaaggataaaggaagtctgaagatgagaacagagaagtggaccagaatagacagatgctgagaaattaaacaatgatgtattcttaATGAGCTATGCATTTTTGATActatgtatgtgacgcatctatagcctataaatatgatgactgtcagctATTCGGGAGAGCCACTTGATtggggccctccctttgcaaaggttttaatAAAGGCAAGACTTTTTACTGATCTGGTCTcatctctattccttattggcatctcaaggaattgagAGCCTTTATCAGTCGGGCTTTCATCCAGGtctggctccttttgtaacaaaACTGGCGTAGCCAAGCCAGGAGTGTCCCTTTAGACGACCTCTGCTGTCTCGTACGGAGCTGCAGTACATTGGATGAGAGCGCTCCAGGTCCAAGTTGTTTGGCCTGCATCCAGGCCTGCGGCGAGCCAGTCGAGACAACAGAGCATCGCTACCGGACCTCCAGTAAATCGAGACCAGAATCTTCTGATTGCCAGCGCAAGCGGGTCAGACAGGACACCAGAAGACAGGTGAGAATAAATCGAACCTTGGAGGGGAGTGCTGTATGTGTGAGTGTGCAAGAGACGAGGCGTATCCACAGTGGTAATTACCTCGAAGCGAAAGCGGAGTTCTAGTACCGCGTTTTCTTTCTCCCGCGAGGGAAAAGGCCGGGAAACGAACAAAGCGAAAGTCGCGAGTGTTGTTGTGCCCTAACAGTCCTCTTTAGAGCCCCCGGGATGGGAGGAGCAGGTtccaaggccaggaacaagaggaTAGGGAAGAGTCAACAACAGGACACCCCACTACAGCTTGTCCTCAAAAGGTTTGATATTATACAGGCAGAAACTCAATACCCGTTAGAAAGAGACAAATTAATATTCTATTGCCAGAAACTATGGCCCACCTTGGGGACCGGATGGCCCCCAGAGGGCACTTTTAAGTTTCAAGCAATAGTTAAAGTCCTAAAAGTACTCACAGACCAAAAGCAACATGATTCCATCCAGTATGCCTTAATGTGGCAAGTATTGGACCGAGATCCGCCCTCTCCAATCGTAATGAGAGTCATGATGCAAAGAGGCCCCATCTCCAAGCCAGTCCAACCAGTACTGCCACAAACAGAAGAAGATGAACTTTTGCCTAGTGCCCCACCATCATATAGGCAACCGCCGCCGTATAGGCAACCGATAGATGGGGACAGGTCAAGGCCCACCAGCCCACCTTCTGTCCCTCCACAACTTATAGATCTAGATAGGCCTCTCAGTACGCCACCAAGCTTACCAGCACCATTGCAACCCAGACCTGCAGAGACAACCCCACCACACCTCCTATACCCTCCAGCGTCTCCAGGAAGTAATCCCTTTCTACCTCAGTCATCCCCATCTTCATCAAGCTCATTGTTAGAAGACCTTCCAGATTGCCCCTCATGTCAAAAGAAGAATGGCCCTACCCTTTTTCATAGATATCTGCATGAAGTTCGCCAAAGTCCGGCAACCACCCCTCAGGAAAAAATCTTTAAAGAGCAACGACtgaacctgttggatcaggcagTTGAAGCGGCCATCGTAAAAAGAGAGGACCGCAGAGAGCATAGAAGTGGCAAGACCTATCTCCAGGCCCCCATGAGAGAAGTCCTTGATGGGCAAGGAGGTCTAGCTTATGTGTATGTCCCCCCTTCACGATCTCTGATCTGTTCAATTGGAAGAACCAAACACCCCCCTTAAGGGAAGACCCTGGGAAAGCCTATGACTTGTGGCAATCTATATTTGTTAGCCACCATCCTAGCTGGGCGGATATCCAAACGTTAATGAACATTTTGCTGACTTCTGAAGAAAAAAGTTTAGTTATGGGGCAGGCCCGCAGACTTGCTGAGACAGAAAGAGCAGCAGCGGGTGCAGGCGCACAGCCCATGGCTCTCATATTACCAGAAAGAGACTTAGGCTGGGATGCCGCACCCGGTGGCAGCACTGAACTTGAAAATTATCGCCACCTCATTCTTTATGGGTTACGAAATGCCATACCGAagccaaccaacatggccaaacTGTATGAGGTTAGACAAGGCAAAGAGGAAGacccttcttcctttcttgtgCGGCTGCAGGACACTATGCGGAAATACACCCCCCTTGACCCAGCTGCTGCTGACAATCAGAGACTTTTAGTTACACTCTTCATAGGACAGAGCGCCCAAGATATTAGTAAGAAACTGCAGAAAGTTGAGGGAGCTATGGGAATGAATATGAGTCAATTAATGGACATTGCTTACAAAGTGTTTGTGaatagagatgagagagagaagagggaggatcAGCGTACGTTTAAAAGGCAGTGTGCAGTAATGGCTGCTGCCTTGCAAGGAGaagggaataagaggagaggagaagaaggtAGAGGACAACGTCCCAGAAGAAGGTTGGATAAGGATCAGTGTGCCAAGTGTCTTAAAAAAGGACACTGGGCCAAAGATTGCAAAAGTGAAGAAAAACAGAAACCCATAGCCCCCCTCCTTCCAGCCTTTGCTGAAGAAGATTCGGAATGAAGGTGGTCAGGCATGCAAGGTAGTGATCCGGGAGAGCCGCTTATTCCCATAACGGTGGCCAATCAAAAGTTAAAAGCCCTTGTTGACACCGGAGCTACCTATTCTATGCTTCCAGGGGCGGCACCCCACCACTTGAGCCCCAACTACAGAACCATTTTAGGAGTAACGGGATAAGCAAAGATTACCCCTAACGAAAGCAATAGGAATACAAGCAGGGAGGCAAGTCTTTAAACATCGCTTCCTTGTTTCAGAACAATGCCCCCTACCTATTTTAGGCAGGGATGTCTTGGCAAAGTTGCAAGCCACCATCTCTTTTAAGAAACACTGTCTTCTTGTTACCATTCCTAAAGAAATGGAAGCTGCATACCAGATGGCAATCTTATACCAGAGAGATGAGCGCCCCATTTGTGATGATATAAGGAGAAATAAGAATATAAACCCTACAGTATGGGCTGCAGAAGGGAACCCAGCCAGAGCTAAATTTGCTGAACCTGTGAAAGTTCGGCTAAAGCCAGGAGCAAAGCCCACCCCTGTTAAACAGTTTCCATTAAGAAGAGAGGTGTGGGAAGGCGTCACCGTGCTCATACAGCAGTTCCTTAAAGACAGATGGATACGTCCGGCCACATCTCCCCATAACACTCCAATATTCGGAATTAAGAAGCCAGGCCAGCCAGGCAAATACAGGTTCCTACAAGACTTGTGAATTATCAACAAGCAAGTACAAGAGGACGTTCCTGTAGTTCCTAatccacacacactcctctctggaGTTCCAGCTGAGGCAGCAGTATTTACTGTGATAGACTTAAaagatgcctttttcagcattcccTTACACCCTGAGAGCCAAGATTTGTTTGCCTTCACTTGGGAGAACCCCCGAACCGGCCAAGCCTCTCAAATGACTTGGGGGGTCTTGCCTCAAGGATATGTGGGAAGCCCCTCGGAATTTACTAAGGCCTTGCGAAAAGACTTAGTGGGGTGGCACCAGCAGCCAAAGGAGACCGTCCTTCTGGTTTACGTTGATGGCCTTTTGATATGTAGCCAAGATAGGCCTTCCTGTGAGCGAGACTCCGTCTCATTGCTCAACCATTTGGCTGAGAAAGGGTATCGTGCTAGCCACCAGAAAATACAGTGGTGCCAAGATGAAGTTAAATATCTAGGGTATAAAATTTCCCACCATGGCAGAATGCTGTCTCCCGAGCGAAAGGAAGCAATATGCAGCCTGGACCCCCCCAGAAATGTGAAAGAGTTACGCACTATATTGGGACTGTTTGGCTTCTGTAGGCCATGGATTCCTGAGTACGTCAGGATAGTGCTGCCTCTTTATAAAGCATTGGAAACTGAACAATTAAAAGAGGTTTGGCGTTGGaccaaagagcaacagcatgcTTTCCAAACACTTAAGACTTTGCTAACCCAAGCGCCTGTACTTGCATTGCCAGATGGCAATAAACCATATCGCCTTTATATCTCAGAAAATAAAGGAGTGGCAGCTGGAGTGTTGACACAGAAGTGGGGGCCTAAACAGAGACCTGTAGGATACTATTCCTCAAAATTAGATCCTGTAGCCCAAGGATGGCCGGCTTGtttaaaaatcctggcagccacctCCATCCTGCTTAAGAAAGCTGATAAAATTATGGTCGGAAGCCCAGTTGAAGTCCTAGGACCGCATGACCTGAGGAAAATAATGGGAGCTGATGCAGCCAGAGTTTTAAGCCCTAGCCGACTAACCATGTTTGAGCAACAACTTCTTGGGAGACAGGGAATCACTCTTAGCACCTGCAATACGCTAAACCCTGCAACCCTGATGCCCCAACCAGGACAACTGTTGCACAATTGTGAACATGCCCTTGAAATTGCCACAAAGCCTCGAGATGACCTCTCTGACTTGCCACCCCCCGATGCCCATGAAGTTTTTATTGATGGCAGTAGCAGAGTAGTGGAAGGCCACAGAAGAACCGGATTTGCCATAATAGAAGGGAGCCAAATATTATCCAGTGGAAGATTGCCAGATAGCTATTCTGCTCAACAAGCTGAGTTGACTGCACTTGAGAAAGCACTCTCTCTGTTTGAGGGGCAGAGGGTCAATATTTACACAGACAGTAAATACTCTTTCAATGCGATTCACGCTTTCGCAATGATATGGAAAGAGAGGGGTTTCATAAATAGTGTGGGGAGAACCATTGAACACTTGGACATTGTTAAGAGACTTTTAAAAGCAACAAGTGGCTGTAATGCATATTTTGGCACAcggcagagaaaaggaaaagagattaaGAGAAGGGAATAATTTGGCCGATAAAGCGGCAAAGGAAGCAGCTCTCTCTGAAAGAAGCCCTACAGTTGCTCTCCAGCTCATCCCTCTGGATGCTTTAAAGCCTCACTACTCACCCGCTGAAGCAGAGGATGCTGCCGCCAAAGGAGCATCTCGTGTACCGGAAGGGTGGTGGAAGCTGCTAACGGGACAAATTATAGTGCCACGGCCCCTTCTGAGACAAGTTGTACTGGCAGCACACCAGAACATGCACCTAGGGGGGAGCGCCTTAGGAGATTTATTGGTCAGGCAAATAATGGCACCAGGACTTTATGTTGAAACTGCACGAGCGGCAGCGCAATGCACCATATGTGCAGCCACTAATCAAAAAGGGCCAACCGCACCTGTGCCAATGGGAGGCTGCCCTTGGGCGTATTACCCattccagagactccagattgacTTTTCAGAGCTTCCTAGGAAGAATGGATACAAATACCTTCTTGTAATAGTAGACCAGCTGtctggatggatagaggcctaccCCACTAGGCAAGCCACTGCGGCGGTAGTGGCTAAGATACTGATGAAAGAAATTTTCCCCCGATAttcccttcctgaaacaatagaCTCTGACAGAGGAACTCACTTTATTTCGGAAGTGGTTCAACAGCTCCAACGGCCCCTTGGATTTAAATGGCGCCTTCATACGGCCTGGAGGCCGCAGTCAGCTGGGCAGGTAGAGAGGGCTAACAGGTCTTTGAAAGCCACCTTAACCAAGCTTTGCCAAGAGACTGGACAAAATTGGGTAAGCGCCCTGCCCATGGCATTGACAATTTTTCGTTGCACTCCCAGAGGACAAACTAAGTTGACCCCATTTGAAGTTTTGTTTGGGAGACCGCCAGTACTGGCAGCTCTCAAGACCCAGCCTCTTGAAATAAATCAAATAGTGGGAGATGCTGTGATCAAAGAATATGttattgccctgcagtctgttctttCTAAACTCTATAGATACTCTCAAGAATTCCAGAGATTGCCACTGGACGCCGCCATTCACCCTTTTAGACCAGGAGATTGGGTCCGGATCAAGACGTGGAAAAAGGAAACGCTTCAACCTGAGTGGAGCCAACCGGTCCAGGTCCTGTTAACAACAGATGCAGCGTTAAAGATTGACGGCAAGGCCAAGTGGATCCACCACACCAGAGTCAAGAAAGCATCAGCACCTATCGAGGTGCAGGAGCCAGGGACGGGAATAGCCAAGGATTCCCCAACAGGTGAGGGACGGAAGAAgacccctgaagaaaagtggctttcGCAGACAGTCCCCGGTCTGAGACTGAAACTACGTCTTCACAGAGACCCCCAGACTTAGTTATTAGTCCCGCAGTTCAGAATATAGTTAATCCATATTACATATGCATAGCCATAATTATAGcatgtatggtttttattatgttgctttATCTTGTATTCTATTTCCGGCATGGACACGTCCCTTGACCAAAAACGGGTCCTTGTCACAAACCAACACCTTCCTCAAACTGGTGCAGGAGGTAGTTACCCAGTTCCAACTCACTAGCTGTTGGGTGTGTGCCCCTTTACAGGTGCAACATGGCCAGATTCCACTATATCCTCTTCCTCTCACCATACTCGAATTGGCTGTAGACCATCCAGCACAAAATCAGACTTGGCCACAAAGGGATCAGGTACAGGTTAAAAGAAGGAAAGGATTATGGTGTTGGGAAAACAATGATGGCATAGGGCCCCAGTTGGGCTACTCctcttgtttctacacacacaaaagAGGCCCATGGCAGAAGTGGCCAGATCGGATCCCTTGTCTTAATTTACAGCATAACAACACCCACATAAATAACACCAGGTGTAATTGCACACCACAGGGCATGAAGTACACATTCCAGAAAAATCCCCCTTGTCATTGTGGCCACACAGGATTAGATGATTACTGGCAATGGTATGGTTTAACCTTATGTCGTGCCAATAGTTGGACCACCAACATCCCAGACCAAACCACTATGCTTAGATGGTATAAAGGAGATCAGCCCCAAGCTTGGTCTGAAATATACATAGCCTCCGACTCTTGGTACGCCAAAGAGCGGAAGGGGATAGATACCTGCATGCCCACAGCCCCAGGAGTAACTAGATGCAATGCTAGTGGCCCTATATACACTGAGCCATTGTTTATGAGCTGGTACTTCACCCCACAGCATGGTTTTCAGTCTCATTTgaatggaaccctgcaagcccatCATTCACAGATATGGCCCTTGGGTAAATGTGCACTTAAACATCATTGGTTTGTTTGTGGAACTACTGCATATACATGCTTGCCCCCTGATTGGAGAGGAAGCTGTTATGTGGCCTACTTAATACCTAACATCAATGTTAAACCCAAAGGGCAACATATCTTTAGACCCCTATATACCAATACCAGAGACAAAAGGCATGCCTTACATGCTGGAGACCATAACTGGGGAAGTAAGGTTTGGACCCCCCAAGATTTGATTGATGAATACaaaccactgacatggagctctaTTGGGATCGTTGGAGCCAGGTCCATGACCAATGGCCTGCTGAGATTGCAAGCCGTAGTAGAAGTAGTTACTAATGCTACTGGCGAGGCAATACGCACCTTAACACAGGAAACTGAGCAGATACGTAAGAGATTGGTCATTCACCAACAGGGTCTTGACCTCTTGCTCGCCAGCTCAGGTGGGCTCTGCGCTACCTTAAACACTAGCGGTGAGTGTTGTGTTGAAATTGGAGATGAATCACAGGTAATTAATCAATTAGTAGACCATGCAGAAATAACAGCGTATGTGGGCAATCAGCAGTGGAAGGGCCTAAATTGGGACTGGCTTACTAGCTGGCTGCCAAACTGGGCCTGGCTGAAACATCTCTTTGTTATTGGCTGTATTATATTCCTTATCCTTATGTGCTTACCATGTATCATATCCTGTGTATCTGGCATGCTTATTcgggtcatgaaaagaaaggcccaACTGATGATGTATCAGCAGCTAGCCTTGCATGAGATACAGGGAGAGTATACTGAAATGGCACAATCTCATGAGGAGGTATGGAACCATACTGTTTATGCCCCCCAAGCAGTTCCTACCAGAGAGGAAAATGTTTATGCCACCATAGATAATTAAGAAGATACTTTCTCACTTTTTGAAATTAAGAAAGTATCTGAGGGGCAAAtgttacaatgagttaaaattaaaatgttataatgaaatcaaataatgctaaatgaaacatatgcttgttttccttgcttatgaaaagtatgggagtttttCGCTTATCTGCTTCGCTAGCAATTAAAGATGTTATTCCCAGCTTGTagcaccaaaggtcaaggataaaggaagtctgaagatgagaacagagaagtggaccagaatagacagatgctgagaaattaaacaatgatgtattcttaATGAGCTATGCATTTTT
It encodes:
- the LOC133385213 gene encoding uncharacterized protein LOC133385213 isoform X1 gives rise to the protein MHSHNYSMYGFYYVALSCILFPAWTRPLTKNGSLSQTNTFLKLVQEVVTQFQLTSCWVCAPLQVQHGQIPLYPLPLTILELAVDHPAQNQTWPQRDQVQVKRRKGLWCWENNDGIGPQLGYSSCFYTHKRGPWQKWPDRIPCLNLQHNNTHINNTRCNCTPQGMKYTFQKNPPCHCGHTGLDDYWQWYGLTLCRANSWTTNIPDQTTMLRWYKGDQPQAWSEIYIASDSWYAKERKGIDTCMPTAPGVTRCNASGPIYTEPLFMSWYFTPQHGFQSHLNGTLQAHHSQIWPLGKCALKHHWFVCGTTAYTCLPPDWRGSCYVAYLIPNINVKPKGQHIFRPLYTNTRDKRHALHAGDHNWGSKVWTPQDLIDEYKPLTWSSIGIVGARSMTNGLLRLQAVVEVVTNATGEAIRTLTQETEQIRKRLVIHQQGLDLLLASSGGLCATLNTSGECCVEIGDESQVINQLVDHAEITAYVGNQQWKGLNWDWLTSWLPNWAWLKHLFVIGCIIFLILMCLPCIISCVSGMLIRVMKRKAQLMMYQQLALHEIQGEYTEMAQSHEEVWNHTVYAPQAVPTREENVYATIDN
- the LOC133385213 gene encoding uncharacterized protein LOC133385213 isoform X2, whose amino-acid sequence is MRALQVQVVWPASRPAASQSRQQSIATGPPVNRDQNLLIASASGSDRTPEDRYSQEFQRLPLDAAIHPFRPGDWVRIKTWKKETLQPEWSQPVQVLLTTDAALKIDGKAKWIHHTRVKKASAPIEVQEPGTGIAKDSPTGEGRKKTPEEKWLSQTVPGLRLKLRLHRDPQT